The Chryseolinea soli nucleotide sequence GCAGGAACAAGGCCAGCGGCGCGATGTGTTCACGCATGTTGGCAAAGTGAAAATTTTCCACTACGCCGATAACGGTCCATGATTTAACGGAGTTGGGATCGGGCGAGCCATCGGGACGGTTTGCCGTAAAGGAGCTGATCTTTTTGCCCAACGGGTTCGGACCCATCTCAAATTTCTCTACGGCCGATTCATTCAACACCACGCTTTCGGTGGAATCGGATAAGAACTCGCGTGAAAAGTTCCGGCCCGTCTTGATGGTCATGCCCAAGGTATTCACATAGTCATAGTCTACGGTCCAGCCCTCCATCGACACCATATCTTCGACGTCATCGCCGGTAGGCACCTTGCCCTCGGGCCAATAGGTATTGTTGTTGCGCCACGTGCCGGATACAGGCAAGTAACCGGAGATCGTGGCGGCGGTGATAGACGTATTTTGAAGGAGTTCGTCTTTAAAAGCCTGAATGTGATTCTTGAGGTGGTCTGCCCCGTGGACGATGATGACCTGGTCTTTTCGAAATCCGATCTTTTTGTTCTGCGTGTAATACAGTTGCTTTTGGATGGCGATCGTTCCCACGATGAGGAAGATGGAGATCACAAATTGAAACACGACCAGGCTGCTTCGCACGATGCCGCTCTTGGTGCCCAGCGCAAGTTTCCCCTTCAACACGTTGACGGGTTTGAAGGAAGAGAGGAAGAACGAAGGATACAGCCCGGCCAGAAAGCCAACGATCACCAGCGCGGCAACCAACCCCACATAAAAAGCGGGCTGATCAAACGGCACGGAGAGCTTTTTCAGCGCGAGGTTGTTGAACACCGGCAGAAACAGCCAGACAAAGGCCAGGGCCAGCACAAACGAAATGAAGGTGAGGACAAACGATTCGGTCAGGAACTGGCGCACGAGGTGCGTGCGCAGCGATCCCATCACTTTGCGAATGCCCACTTCACGCGCGCGGTTGGCGGAACGCGCCGTGGAAAGGTTCATGAAATTGATGCAGGCCACAATGAGGATGAAGAGGGCAATGGCGGAAAACAGGTAAACATAGGTGATGTTTCCGTTGGCTTCGATGTCGCCTTCCAGGTCGGAATGAAGATGGATGTCGCGGACCGGTGTAAGCCAGTAGGACCACGAATTTCCCTGCGACTTGAATTTGTCCATGGTGAAATCGCCCTGCAGGGCGTCGGCCAACTGTGGCGCTACGTACTTTTCGATGAAGGCAGGGAACTTGGATTCGAGCTGATGCGGATCGGCCCCTTCGCGAAGCAAGAGATAGACGTTCATCCAGCCGCCCCCGATGAGACTCATGTTCTTGGCTTCGGGCAGCCCGGCGATGGACCGGAACATGTCATAGTGAAAGTGACTGTTCTCAGGAAGGTCTTTAAAGACCGCGGTGACGCGATGGCTCACATTGTCGTCGATGATCAGGAGCTTGCCGACAGCGTTTCCATCCGGGAAATATTTCGCCGCCATCGTGTGGCTGATGGCGACGGTGTTCGGTTCGGTGAGCGCGGTCCGGGCGTCACCTTCCAGGACGGGGATGGTGAAGACCGTGAACAGGGTGCTGTCGGCCCACACGATCTTTTCCTGGAAGCGTTCGTTGCGTTCCGGCAGGTGCACATAGCGCGGCCCCCAATCCCACAGCTTTGTTGTGGACTCTATTTCCGGGTAGTTCTGACGGAAAAGGTCGTCCAACTGGGCAGCGCCCAACGCAAGCCGCTTCTGCACGGCACCAAAACGCAGTGCGGTGTTGATGCGATAGATGCGGTCGGCCTTTTCGTTAAAGTTGTCATAACTCAGTTCGTGCTTCACAAAAAGCATGATGACGATACACGAGGCAATGCCGATGGCAAGCCCCACCACGTTGATGGCGGTGTAGAATTTGTTCCTGATGTGGTTGCGCAGGGCGAGGAGAAAGTAGCTCTTGAACATAGACGATGTTTTTGTTCGGATTTGAATGACTGTTTTTTGTGTTTCCAGCAGTCCATCGGTATTGCCGAAAGACCGCAGCGTAGCTTCATATGCGTCGATGAATTTTTTCCCGGAGCCCATCTGTTCTTCCACCCCCGCGCAGACGTGATCGATGATCTCGTCCTCAAAACCTTCCAGCACGATGCCCCGGTAGTGGAGATCCTTGATGATGTAGTCGATATGGTCTTTTGTCAGC carries:
- a CDS encoding ABC transporter permease; protein product: MAELTKDHIDYIIKDLHYRGIVLEGFEDEIIDHVCAGVEEQMGSGKKFIDAYEATLRSFGNTDGLLETQKTVIQIRTKTSSMFKSYFLLALRNHIRNKFYTAINVVGLAIGIASCIVIMLFVKHELSYDNFNEKADRIYRINTALRFGAVQKRLALGAAQLDDLFRQNYPEIESTTKLWDWGPRYVHLPERNERFQEKIVWADSTLFTVFTIPVLEGDARTALTEPNTVAISHTMAAKYFPDGNAVGKLLIIDDNVSHRVTAVFKDLPENSHFHYDMFRSIAGLPEAKNMSLIGGGWMNVYLLLREGADPHQLESKFPAFIEKYVAPQLADALQGDFTMDKFKSQGNSWSYWLTPVRDIHLHSDLEGDIEANGNITYVYLFSAIALFILIVACINFMNLSTARSANRAREVGIRKVMGSLRTHLVRQFLTESFVLTFISFVLALAFVWLFLPVFNNLALKKLSVPFDQPAFYVGLVAALVIVGFLAGLYPSFFLSSFKPVNVLKGKLALGTKSGIVRSSLVVFQFVISIFLIVGTIAIQKQLYYTQNKKIGFRKDQVIIVHGADHLKNHIQAFKDELLQNTSITAATISGYLPVSGTWRNNNTYWPEGKVPTGDDVEDMVSMEGWTVDYDYVNTLGMTIKTGRNFSREFLSDSTESVVLNESAVEKFEMGPNPLGKKISSFTANRPDGSPDPNSVKSWTVIGVVENFHFANMREHIAPLALFLQRSNGYVAFRFKSKSTQAVLDNIEAHWKKLAPGDAFEYSFLDEDYGKMYDAEKRLASIFGVFAGLAIIIACLGLFALAAFTAEQRTKEIGIRKTLGASVNSIVFLLSREYGKLVLIAFVVSTPVAWYGVQWWIQSYTYRATIGFSVYVLAGGIALVIALLTIGYQCVRAAMMNPAQSLRSE